Below is a window of Streptomyces sp. ITFR-16 DNA.
GTGAAGGACGAGCACGGCACCGTCGTCCTGGCCGCCATCGCCACGTACGGCAAGACCCGCCACACCCTCGTCGAGCGCACCGGCTACGAAGGCCCCTACCTCCCCGGCTACGTCGCCGCCGCCCCGATCGTGGAGCCGCCGGCCAAGCGCTTCTTCCAGGCCGTCGACCACTGCGTCGGCAATGTCGAGCTCGGCCGGATGAACGAGTGGGTCGGCTTCTACAACAAGGTCATGGGCTTCACCAACATGAAGGAGTTCGTGGGCGACGACATCGCCACCGAGTACTCCGCGCTCATGTCCAAGGTCGTCGCGGACGGCACCCTCAAGGTCAAGTTCCCGATCAACGAACCGGCCGTCGCCAAGAAGAAGTCCCAGATCGACGAGTACCTGGAGTTCTACGGCGGCGCCGGCGTCCAGCACATCGCGCTCGCCACGAACGACATCGTCGCCTCGGTGAAGGCGATGCGCGCGGCGGGTGTCCAGTTCCTCGACACCCCCGACTCGTACTACGACACGCTGGGCGAGTGGGCGGGCGAGACCCGGGTGCCCGTGGAGACGCTGCGCGAGCTGAAGATCCTCGTCGACCGCGACGAGGACGGCTATCTGCTGCAGATCTTCACCAAGCCGGTCCAGGACCGGCCGACGGTCTTCTTCGAGATGATCGAGCGCCATGGCTCGATGGGCTTCGGCAAGGGCAACTTCAAGGCCCTGTTCGAGGCGATCGAGCGCGAGCAGGAGAAGCGCGGCAACCTCTGATCCCCGCGGGGCCGCACGACGAGGGGCGGGCCGGACTCCGGCCCGCCCCTCGTGACGCCCGCCCCTGGTGACGTCGGGTCAGTGGCCGGCCGGTGAGTGCGCGGCGGACGGCTTGGCCGGAGGGTGCGAGGCGCGCCCCGCATCCGTCGCCGCGGCCGCGGGAGCCGACTCGGGGGCGTCCGGACCCGCCTGGTGCCCCTGCGGTCCCGCCGCCGGGGCCGGGGCGGCGCCGGGAGCCTGCCCGGCGCCCTGCGCGGGCGCCGGGTCGGCCGGCCCGGGCTCCGGCTCGGGTGCCTGCGAGGGCGCGGGCGGCGGCGGGGCCGGCTGCATGTCCTGCGGACCGCCCGCCGGGGGCTGTCCGAGCGTGTCCAGCGCCTCCTGGGCCAGGGGCGCGTCCAGCGGCGAGAACTTCGGGTTGGTGCGCAGGGCCTCCTCCAGATGGCGGCGGGCCGGACCGAAGTCGCTCAGCGCCCGCTGGACCATGCCCAGGTGGTACGCGTACCCGGCGTTCTGCCCGCCGGAGTCCACCGCCCGCTCCGCGTACTCCAGCGCGCCGTCCGGATCGCCCGAGCGGTGCAGCGCCCAGCCCAGCGCATCGGCCACCGCCGCGCTGCGGTGCCCCTTGGCCCACTGCGCCCGCAGCAGCTCCACCGCGGCGGACGCGTCCCCGTGAGCGGCCTCGAAGCGCCCGAGGAGCAGCGAGTCGTCCACGCCCTGCGCCTTCGTAAGGTCCAGCGCCCGGCGCAGCCGGTCGTACTGGTTGACCGAGTCGCCGTCCAGCCCGAGCGACTCGTACAGCTCGCCCAGCTCCAGCATGTACGCGGGGCGCGGCGACTTCGCCAGCGCCGCCTGGTAGTCCCGCTGTGCCTCGTCGGTGCGGCCGAGGGCCGCCAGCGCCCGCGCCCGGCCGGCCAGCGCGGGGTGGTGGGCGGGGTCGGTGCGCAGCGCGGCGCCGTACTGGGCCACGGCCTCCTGCGGCTCGCCCCGCTCCCAGGCCAGGTCGCCCAGCAGGGACAGGCAGGCCGCTTTCTCGGGGGGCGTCTTCGCCCGGTCGGCGGCGTCCTGCGCGGTGGCGAGCGCGTCCTCGCGCCAGCCCCGGTCCCGGTACATCTCGGCCGTCCGCTCCAGCGCCGGCACCCCCGCCCGCAGCGCCGTGTACTTCTCCACCGCGGTGATCGCCGACTTCTGGTCGCCCAGGCCGTTGTACGCGTCGATCAGCTCCGGGTAGACCGTCCACTGCTTCGGCTGCCGGGACCGTACCGTCTCGCCCCACTTCTTCGCCGTCACGAAGTCGTGCCGGGCGTTGGCCAGCGCGGCGAGCCCCACCCAGGCCGCCTCGTTGCCGTTCTCCCCGGGCCGTACGTTCAGCGACCGCTTCAGGGCCTGCTCGGCGCGGCCGTAGGACGCCGGGTCCGCCGACCGCCGCCCCCACTCCACGTACGCCGAGCCGAGCACGGCCCAGGACTGCGCGTCCGAGGGGTGCGTGCCGACCCACTTCTGGCGGTCCCCGATGAGCGCGGTCAGATCGGCGAGCGAGGCGGGGGAGCCCGCAGCCGTCGCGGTCATGGCCCGGGAGACGGGGCCCGCCACGGGCGGCGCTGCGTCCTTGTCCTCGTCGGGCACCGCGACCACCGCGCCCGTCACCAGGACCGCGCCCGCCACCGCGCCGAAGGCCGCCCGGCGCAGGGCTGTGCGCAGCGAGAGGGGCGGCGGTTCGGGCAGGGGCGCGGGGTTCGGCGGGAGGGCCGGCGGGGACTCGTAGGGCGAGGCGTGGGCGGTCTCGGGGGAGTGGTCCGGCCCGGGGGCCGCCGATGGCTGCTGAGGCGTGACGTCCATGGCGATCACTCTGCGTCAGTACGAAGATCACACCGTGCCTTGCGAACGCCGCCGCATACGGGTTCACACCAATGGGCCCGGGTGCCAGTCTTGGATCATGGACGATCTTCTCGAACTACTGCGCGCGGGGCTGCCGGCCGAGGCCCTGCTGACCGACCCGGATGTCACCGCCTCCTACGCCCACGACATGGCGAGCTTCTGCGAGGCGGGCACCCCCGCCGTCGTCGTGCTCCCGCGCACCGTCGAGCAGGTCCAGCACGTCATGCGCACCGCCACGGCGCTGCGCGTCCCCGTCGTCCCCCAGGGCGCCCGCACGGGCCTGTCGGGCGCGGCCAACGCCACCGACGGCTGCATCGTGCTCTCCCTGGTGAAGATGGACCGGATCCTGGAGATCAGCCCCGTCGACCGGATCGCCGTCGTCGAACCGGGCGTCGTCAACGCGGTGCTGTCCCGGGCCGTCAACGAGCACGGGCTCTACTACCCGCCGGACCCCTCCAGCTGGGAGATGTGCACCATCGGCGGCAACATCGGCACCGCCTCGGGCGGGCTGTGCTGCGTGAAGTACGGGGTCACCGCCGAATACGTCCTCGGGCTCGACGTCGTCCTCGCGGACGGACGCCTCCTCAGCACCGGCCGCCGCACCGCCAAGGGCGTCGCGGGCTACGACCTCACCCGGCTCTTCGTCGGCTCGGAGGGCAGCCTCGGCATCGTCGTCAAGGCGGTCCTCGCGCTTCGGCCGCAGCCGCCCCGGCAGCTCGTCCTGGCCGCCGAGTTCCCCAGCGCGGCGAGCGCCTGCGACGCCGTCTGCCGGATCATGGAACGCGGTCACACCCCGTCACTCCTCGAACTGATGGACCGTACAACCGTCCAGGCCGTCAACCGGATGGCGCAGATGGGCCTGCCGGAGTCCACCGAGGCGCTCCTGCTCGCCGCTTTCGACACGCCGGACCCGGCCGCCGATCTCGCTGCCGTCGCGGAGCTCTGCACGGCCGCGGGCGCCACCGGTGTCGTCCCGGCGGACGACGCGGCCGAGTCCGAGATGCTCCTCCAGGCCCGGCGGATGTCGCTCACCGCGCTGGAGACCGTCAAGTCGGCGACGATGATCGACGACGTGTGCGTCCCGCGCTCCCGGCTCGGCGCCATGATCGACGGCACCGCGGCCATCGCCGAGAAGTACGGCCTCACCATCGGCGTCTGCGCGCACGCGGGCGACGGCAACACCCACCCCGTCGTCTGCTTCGACCACACCGACCCCGACGAGTCCCGGCGCGCCCGCGAGTCCTTCGACGAGATCATGGCGCTCGGCCTCGAACTCGGCGGCACGATCACCGGCGAACACGGCGTGGGCGTGCTCAAGAAGGAGTGGCTCGCCCGCGAACTCGGCGAGGTGAGCGTGGAACTGCACCGGGGGATCAAGCAGGCCTTCGACCCGCTGGGGCTGCTCAACCCGGGCAAGGTGTTCTGACCGCCCGGCCCCGGGCACCTCCTCAACTCTCCCCGTCCTGCGACTCGTCCGAGGGCCACGGGTCGCTCATCCACAGGTCGTCGGCCGGCAGCGGCGCGAGCAGCTCGGCGAGCCCCTCGTCGATGCCGAGCCGCTCGGTCTCCGTACCCGGCGGGACCACCCGCAGCGTCCGCTCCACCCATGCGGCCACCGCGGCGGACGGCACCTCCAGCAGGGCGTTGCCGTCCGGCGAGGTCAGCGCCACGCAGATGACGCTGCGCCGGTCGATCTTGGTGGGCCAGATCCGCACGTCCCCGTGCCCGCACGGCCGGAACACCCCCTCCACCAGCAGATCGCGCGCGAACGTCCAGTACACCGGCGACTCGGAGCCGATGTGGAAGGTGATGTGCACCGCGTACGGGTCCTCGGTGCGATACGTCAGCCGGGCGGGCACGGGGATGCTGCGCTCGGGGGACAGGACCAGCTTGAGCTCCAGCTCGCGTTCCACGACGGTGTGCATGAGTGCGTCCTTTCGATGCCTGTGGGCCGGTCCCTCGACCGGTCCGCACAAGGAGAGAGCGCCCTCCCCGCCATCCATTACGCGAGTTCGGGAAAAAAGTTCGGCGTGACCGGAAAGTGGTCCAAACACCAGGACCGGCCCGGGGATACGCGGCTGTCTGGTAGATGTGGACTCCTGTACTGAGGACTCAAGAGATACGGGACCACGGTGATGAGCGCCCCAACCCCGGCACCCGGTGACGAAAGCCCCCGCGAGGGGTACTACCCCGACCCGTCCATCCCCGGATACGTCCGGTACTGGAACGGCGCCTCCTGGGTGCCCGGCACGAGCCGGCCGGCCCCGCCGCAGGGCGAGGCGGTGCGCACCGACCCCGGCGCCGAAGCGACGCCCGCCCCCGCGGCCGTGGAGGAGACCGGACCGGTCTTCTTCGACGAGGAGCCGTTCGGGGACGCGCACGAGGAGCCGTACGCGGGAAGCCGCCCCGAACCCGCGACCGCCTGGCAGGCCGACGCCTCCCGGCAGGCCGGCTTCGGCGGCGAGCGCGACCGGCGGGTCTCCTGGGGCGGCACCGGCGCGCCCGGCGAGCAGCCGGAGCCCGACCCGCGCACGCCCGCGCCCGCCTCCGGCCCCGACGCCGCCCCGAAGGCCGCGGAACCGGCCGACCGCACGCCCGCGCAACGCTCCCCGGCCGGCCGTGCGCCGGCGGGCGGCGAACCCGCCGACCGCGCCCCCGTCGACCCGCGCCGGCCCGCCCCGGACCCCACCGGCGGCGCGCTGCCCGGCATGCGCGACGGCGGCAGCCGGACGCCCGAGCAGACCGTCGCGATCCGGGTCACCCGGCCCGGCCGCTCGGGCGGCTCCACCGGGGGGACGGGCCGTCCGCCCGCCGAGGGCACCGTCGCGATCCGCGCCCTGGGCCCCGGTGGTGACGGACAGCAGGGCTCGGCCGAGGGCACGATGGCGATCCGCGCCATCGCCCCCCACGCCGCCCCGGCCGCCCCGAAGCCCGCCGCCGCGCCGCCCCGGGAGGCCGCCGCGCCCGCCGAGCTCAACAGCCCGCTCACACCCGGCCCCGGCGGCGGCTCCGCCTCCTGGGCGCAGCAGGCCCACCCGCTGGCCCGGCCCGAACCGGCCGCCCCGCAGCAGGCGTTCCCCCAGCAGCCGAGGCCCGAGCAGCCCGTCGTGCCCTGGAAGCCCCCGGTCGACGACCACTTCCAGCGGCTCGCGGCGGCCCGTGCGGCGGGCCGCCCGGCCGGGCTCGGAAAGCGGCTGGCCGCCCGGGTCATCGACACGGTGGTGCTCGGCGCGCTCGTCTCCGCCGTCGCCCTGCCGCTGGTGAACCGCGCGGCCGACCACATCGACGACAAGATCGATGCGGCCAGGCTGTCCGGCGAGACGGTCACCGTCTGGCTGCTGGACTCCACCACGGCCGGCCTGGCCGGCGCGGTCCTCGCCGCGTTCCTGGTGCTGGGCGTCCTCCTGGAGGCGCTGCCGACCGCGAAGTGGGGCCGTACGCTCGGCAAGAAGCTCTGCGGGCTGGAGGTCCGGGACATCGAGTCCCACGAACCGCCCGGCTTCGGGGCCGCGCTGCGCCGCTGGCTGGTCTACGGTGTGCTCGGCGTCCTGGTCGTCGGGATCGTCGATGTGCTGTGGTGCCTGGTCGACCGGCCGTGGCGCCAGTGCTGGCACGACAAGGCGGCCCGCACCTTCGTGGCCGGCTGAGCGACCCGCCCGGCTGACGGCTCATCGGGTGAGGGGCCGTCGGGCGGTTCCCGTTCCCCCGAAAGCACCTGAGCCGTTGCGGGCGCCGGTGGGGCGAGGTGCACTGCCCCCATGAGCAACGATCAGCCGACGTCCGGTCAGCCGCCCGAGGACGACCCGTTCAGCAAGAGGCCGGACGACTCCCGGCCGCCGCCGTCATCGGGCTCTCCCTACGACAGCGCCCCGCCGCCCCCGCCGTACGACCCCGGTCCCTACGGCGGCGGCAACTACGGCGGTACGGACCCGCTGGCGGGCATGCCGCCGCTCGCCGAACCCGGCAAGCGCATCCTGGCCCGGCTGATCGACTTCCTGATCATCTCGATCCCGCTGTATCTGATCTCGCTGCCCTGGGGCGGTGCGGTCGAGGTGTCCGACAGCAACAACGACGACGACGTCAGCGACATCTTCGCCCAGACCTACAGCGGGCATCAGCTGCTCTGGTCGCTGATCGGCCTGGTCGTCTATGTCGCGTACGACACGTACTTCACGCACAAGGACGGCCGCACCCTCGGCAAGCGGCTGCTGAAGCTGCGGGTGGCGATGCTGAACGACGGCCGGGTGCCCGACACCGGCAGCGCGTTCCTGCGGGCCGTGGTGCTGTGGCTGCCGGCGCTGCTGTGCTGCCCGTGCCTGTGGTGGCTGATCAACATCGTGCTGATGTTCACCGACAAGCCCTACCGGCAGGGCCTCCAGGACAAGGCGGCCAAGACGGTGGTGGTGACGACGACGCACGAAAGGCCCTGAGGCTGTGCGCCGGTCCGCCGGCCGCGGCGTCCGTCAGCGGCGCAGCGAGTGCTCGCTCACGCGCTCGGAACCGGTGCGGGCGGCCGGGATCCTGCTCTGTACGGAACCGAGGGCGCGGCCCTCGGACCCGGCGGCGGTGGCGCGGTGTGCGGACGCGGGGGGCGCCGTCCTCGCCGATTTCGCGGTGCCCCGGCGGGCCGGGAGGGGTACGGTGACGGACACCAGCAGACCGAGGGCGAGCGCGGCCGTGCCGATCACCGCGATGCCGACGCCCGAACTGGTCCGGGAGAGCAGCAGCATGGCGAGGGTCGCGAAGACGACGGTGGCCGAGCCGTAGGAGAGCTGTGCGGCTGTGGGACGCGGCATGACGGTTTCCGTCCTCGGGACGTCGGATGGGCAGTCTCTCAACACGGTCGCACTGTCAAGCGACTCTACGACGGTGGATGCCCTGGAGGAACCGGTAGTAAGCGTGGCCTAACCCACAGTGCCGGTGCACAGGGGGCGCACTGAGTCATGACGTGCGCCAATCGGGGGCTTCGGCGCGCCGGTTGGGTGTGGACGGGTCGTCCGCATAACGGAAATGTGCTCCTGCATAGTGCACTTGGTCTGTCCAAGTCAAGGTCTGTCTTTTCTCCCGTAACTCCGGTCGAATGTCGTCACTTGTGACGCGTTTCCGCGCGCGGCCCCTTCACACTCCCAGGCCGCAGCCGCGGGCGCCGGGGAGGACTGCATCACGTGATCATTAAGAGACGGGCGCTTCGCACCGGAGCGGTTGTCGTGGCCATGGCCGCGACCGCTGCCACCGCATCCGCCTTCGCCACCGCTCAGGCGGATGACCAGGCGTCAGGCAAGACTGCTTCCGTCGTCGACCGCCGTGACCCGGGGTCGGCCGAGGGCAATGCGCACAACCTCGACGGCCCGTTCAGCAAGCAGCAGGACGCTCAGCGTCAGGCCGCTCTGGAGCAGGTCATGTCCGGCGACAAGAAGGTGTCGTCGCGCGGCGGTTCCCAGGTCGTCAAGCTCGACGACAGCAAGTACGTCGAGCTCGGCCGCGAGAAGACCGACAAGATCTTCACCGTCCTGGTGGAGTTCGGCGACCAGGTCGACAACACGACCACGTACGACCCGGACGGCGAGGGCCCCAAGCCGCCCGTCGTGAAGTACGGCGGCAAGCCGGGACCGCTGCACAACAAGATAGCCAAGCCGGACCCCAAGAAGGACAACAGCACCGCCTGGCAGGCCGATTACAACCAGGCCCACTTCCAGGAGCTGTACTTCGGCGAGGGGGCCGGCAAGGACTCGCTCAAGACGTACTACGAGAAGACGTCCTCCGGGCGCTACTCGGTCGACGGCGAGGTCTCGGACTGGGTCAAGGTCCCGTACAACGAGGCGCGTTACGGCTCGAACTACTGCGGTTCGAGCAACTGCGCCAACGCCTGGGACATGATCAAGGACGGCGTGAACGCCTGGGCCGCCGACCAGAAGGCCAAGGGCCGTACGCCCGAGCAGATCAAGACCGATCTGGCTCAGTACGACCAGTGGGACCGTTACGACTACGACAACGACGGCAACTTCAACGAGCCCGACGGCTACATCGATCACTTCCAGATCGTGCACGCCGGCGAGGACGAGTCGGCGGGCGGCGGTGTCGAGGGCACCAACGCCATCTGGGCCCACCGCTGGTACGCGTACGGCACCAACGCGGGCGCGACCGGCCCGGCCGACAACAAGGCCGGCGGCACCCAGATCGGTGACACCGGCATCTGGGTCGGCGACTACACCGCGCAGCCCGAGAACGGCGGTCTGGGCGTCTTCGCCCACGAGTACGGCCACGACCTCGGTCTGCCGGACCTGTACGACACGACCAACACCGCCGAGAACTCGGTCGGTTTCTGGTCGCTGATGTCGGCCGGTTCCTGGCTCGGCACCGGTAAGAACAGCATCGGTGACCTGCCCGGCGACATGACCGCCTGGGACAAGTTCCAGCTGGGCTGGCTGGACTACGACGTGGCCAAGGCCGCGACGAAGTCCACCCACAAGCTGGGCGTGTCCGAGTACAACACCAAGAACAAGCAGGCACTCGTCGTCGAGCTGCCCGACAAGGCCGTCACCACCGCCGTCACGACGCCCGCCGAGGGCGCCAAGCAGTGGTGGAGCGACATGGGTGACAACCTCAACAACACCCTGTCCCGTCCGGTCGACCTGACCGGCAAGTCCAAGGCGTCCCTGGACCTCGCGGGCTGGTGGGACATCGAGGCCGACTACGACTACCTCTACACCGAGGTGTCGGACAACGGCGGCACCAGCTGGACCGCGATCGACGGCACCGCCGACGGCAAGGCCATCCCGCGCGACGCCAGTGACAAGCCGGCGCTGACCGACGTCTCCGGCAAGTACCAGAAGCTGTCGTTCCCGCTCGACGCCTACGCGGGCAAGAAGATCGACATCCGCTTCCGTTACGCCACCGACGGCGGCGCGGGCGGCGTCGGCTTCGCGGCCGACACCATCTCGGTCACCGCCGACGGCACCGCGCTCTTCACGGACAACGCCGAGGGCGACGACAACGGCTGGACCTCCAAGGGCTTCTCGCGGGTGGGCAAGTCGTTCACCAAGGACTACCCGCAGCGCTACATCGCGGAGAACCGCCAGTACGTCTCGTACGACAAGACCCTCAAGGTCGGCCCGTACAACTTCGGCTTCGCCAACACCCGTCCGGACTGGGTCGAGCACTACCCGTACCAGAACGGCCTGTTGATCTGGCTGTGGGACGGCTCGCAGAAGGACAACAACGTCTCGGCCCACCCGGGCCAGGGCCTGATCCTGCCGATCGACGCGCACGCCAAGCCGCTGAAGTGGGCGGACGGCACGGTCATCCGCAACAAGATCCAGCCCTTCGACGCCCCGTTCAGCTGGTACCCCACCGACGGCTTCACGCTGCACAACGGTGACGTGGCCACGAAGATCAAGCCGCAGCTCGGCGTTCCGGTCTTCGACGACCACAAGGGCACCTACTGGTACAAGGAGAACAAGACCGGCAGTGTCCAGGTAGCTGACACCAACACCAAGATCTCGATCATCAGCGAGCCGCTCAGCGGCGACACGATGACCGTCCAGGTGGCTCCCTCGCACAAGTAATCCGGTAAAATCGCAGGTCAAAGCATGATCGGCCGTCGCCCTCTAGCGGGCGGCGGCCGATCGTGTTTAGGTGCCTCTTGTTCGGTTTCTTATTGACACGATGTCTTACGGGGGAGCGCGAAGCATGGCAGGCGGAGGATTCAGCAAATTGCCGAACGGCAGTGTGGTCGTCGCGATCACCTTGCCGAGCCCGGCACAGGGGGTCGGGCCCGACACCCCCGTACGCGTCCTGGTGCACGCGGCCAACCGGGCCCGCGCCCTGACCCGGCTGCGCAATCTGGGTCTGCGCGCCGTCTACCTCCGCGGCAACGCCGAGCCGCCCACCCCGGACGAGATCACCGCCGTCCTGCACCACCCGGACGGCCTGCTGTGGCGGGCGAGACCCGAGCGGGCCCAGGAGCTCTGGCACCCGATCCGGGCCCTGCTGAGGCCCGCCCTGCCGGCCCGGCAGAGCTGACCGGCCCCGGGCCCGCTCAGACCACGGGCTTGCCCGAGAGCGCCACGCCCGCGTCCCGCAGCTCCGCCAGCGCCCGGTCCGTCGTCGTCTCGGCGACGCCCGCGGTCAGGTCGAGCAGCACATGCGTGGCGAAGCCTTCGCGGACGGCGTCCAGCGCGGTGGCCCGCACACAGTGGTCGGTCGCGATGCCGACCACGTCGACCTCGGTGATCCCCCGGTCGCGCAGCCACTGGGCGAGCCCCACGCCGTTCTCGTCCTGGCCCTCGAAGCCGCTGTACGCGGCCGCGTAGGCGCCCTTGTCGAAGACCGTGTCGATGGCGCCCGAGGCGACCGCCGGCGCGAAGTTGGGGTGGAAGCCCACCCCCTCCGTACCGGCGACGCAGTGCGGCGGCCAGGAGTGCTCGAAGTCCGGCGCCTGCGAGAAGTGGTCGCCGGGGTCGATGTGGTGGTCGCGGGTGGCCACCACGTGCCGGTAGCCGGGCTGGCCGTCACCGATCAGGTCGGTGATGGCGGCGGCGACATCGGCACCCCCCGCCACCGCGAGGCTCCCGCCCTCACAGAAGTCGTTCTGAACGTCCACGACGATCAAGGCGCGGTGCATGGCGGGTGTCCTTAGGGGGGAGGCGGAAGAGCGGCGGTTACGGGGATGGCCCCGAGCCTAGAGACTCGGGGCCCACAATCAAGCCCGTCCGCGCCTCATACGTACTCGGTGGGAAGAACCGGCTCGCCGCGCGACAGCTGCATCGCCGACATCGGCAGCCCCGCCCGCGCGGCGATGTGCCGCTCCCGGGCCGCGTCCAGCGGCTCCCGGGCGGCCTCGACGACCTCGCCGCCCCGGACCAGCTCCACCAGCAGCTGCCGGTCGGCCAGCTCCGGCGGGACGGGACCGGTGCCGATCACCTCGGCCTCGGCCACCCCGTCCTCGTCCAGCCGGCGCGCGGCCCACTTGCGGCCGCCGATCGAGGACTTCGCGCCCATCGACTTCTTCGCCACCGGCCGCAGCGGGTCCGCAGGATCGGCCGAGGAGGCGCGGGCGACCAGCTTGTAGACCATCGAGCAGGTCGGCTGCCCGCTGCCGGTCACCAGCTGGGTGCCCACCCCGTACGCGTCCACCGGCGCGGCGGCCAGCGAGGCGATGGCGTACTCGTCCAGGTCCGACGTCACCACGATCTTCGTCGAGGTCGCGCCCAGCTCGTCCAGCTGCTGCCGCACCCGGTGGGCGACCA
It encodes the following:
- the hppD gene encoding 4-hydroxyphenylpyruvate dioxygenase, whose translation is MTETMHSTPGTARQADPFPVKGMDAVVFAVGNAKQAAHYYSTAFGMKLVAYSGPENGSRETASYVLTNGSARFVFTSVIKASTDHGRFLAEHVAEHGDGVVDLAIEVPDARAAYAYAVEHGARGLTEPHEVKDEHGTVVLAAIATYGKTRHTLVERTGYEGPYLPGYVAAAPIVEPPAKRFFQAVDHCVGNVELGRMNEWVGFYNKVMGFTNMKEFVGDDIATEYSALMSKVVADGTLKVKFPINEPAVAKKKSQIDEYLEFYGGAGVQHIALATNDIVASVKAMRAAGVQFLDTPDSYYDTLGEWAGETRVPVETLRELKILVDRDEDGYLLQIFTKPVQDRPTVFFEMIERHGSMGFGKGNFKALFEAIEREQEKRGNL
- a CDS encoding tetratricopeptide repeat protein; its protein translation is MDVTPQQPSAAPGPDHSPETAHASPYESPPALPPNPAPLPEPPPLSLRTALRRAAFGAVAGAVLVTGAVVAVPDEDKDAAPPVAGPVSRAMTATAAGSPASLADLTALIGDRQKWVGTHPSDAQSWAVLGSAYVEWGRRSADPASYGRAEQALKRSLNVRPGENGNEAAWVGLAALANARHDFVTAKKWGETVRSRQPKQWTVYPELIDAYNGLGDQKSAITAVEKYTALRAGVPALERTAEMYRDRGWREDALATAQDAADRAKTPPEKAACLSLLGDLAWERGEPQEAVAQYGAALRTDPAHHPALAGRARALAALGRTDEAQRDYQAALAKSPRPAYMLELGELYESLGLDGDSVNQYDRLRRALDLTKAQGVDDSLLLGRFEAAHGDASAAVELLRAQWAKGHRSAAVADALGWALHRSGDPDGALEYAERAVDSGGQNAGYAYHLGMVQRALSDFGPARRHLEEALRTNPKFSPLDAPLAQEALDTLGQPPAGGPQDMQPAPPPPAPSQAPEPEPGPADPAPAQGAGQAPGAAPAPAAGPQGHQAGPDAPESAPAAAATDAGRASHPPAKPSAAHSPAGH
- a CDS encoding FAD-linked oxidase C-terminal domain-containing protein; protein product: MDDLLELLRAGLPAEALLTDPDVTASYAHDMASFCEAGTPAVVVLPRTVEQVQHVMRTATALRVPVVPQGARTGLSGAANATDGCIVLSLVKMDRILEISPVDRIAVVEPGVVNAVLSRAVNEHGLYYPPDPSSWEMCTIGGNIGTASGGLCCVKYGVTAEYVLGLDVVLADGRLLSTGRRTAKGVAGYDLTRLFVGSEGSLGIVVKAVLALRPQPPRQLVLAAEFPSAASACDAVCRIMERGHTPSLLELMDRTTVQAVNRMAQMGLPESTEALLLAAFDTPDPAADLAAVAELCTAAGATGVVPADDAAESEMLLQARRMSLTALETVKSATMIDDVCVPRSRLGAMIDGTAAIAEKYGLTIGVCAHAGDGNTHPVVCFDHTDPDESRRARESFDEIMALGLELGGTITGEHGVGVLKKEWLARELGEVSVELHRGIKQAFDPLGLLNPGKVF
- a CDS encoding SsgA family sporulation/cell division regulator, yielding MHTVVERELELKLVLSPERSIPVPARLTYRTEDPYAVHITFHIGSESPVYWTFARDLLVEGVFRPCGHGDVRIWPTKIDRRSVICVALTSPDGNALLEVPSAAVAAWVERTLRVVPPGTETERLGIDEGLAELLAPLPADDLWMSDPWPSDESQDGES
- a CDS encoding RDD family protein, which encodes MSAPTPAPGDESPREGYYPDPSIPGYVRYWNGASWVPGTSRPAPPQGEAVRTDPGAEATPAPAAVEETGPVFFDEEPFGDAHEEPYAGSRPEPATAWQADASRQAGFGGERDRRVSWGGTGAPGEQPEPDPRTPAPASGPDAAPKAAEPADRTPAQRSPAGRAPAGGEPADRAPVDPRRPAPDPTGGALPGMRDGGSRTPEQTVAIRVTRPGRSGGSTGGTGRPPAEGTVAIRALGPGGDGQQGSAEGTMAIRAIAPHAAPAAPKPAAAPPREAAAPAELNSPLTPGPGGGSASWAQQAHPLARPEPAAPQQAFPQQPRPEQPVVPWKPPVDDHFQRLAAARAAGRPAGLGKRLAARVIDTVVLGALVSAVALPLVNRAADHIDDKIDAARLSGETVTVWLLDSTTAGLAGAVLAAFLVLGVLLEALPTAKWGRTLGKKLCGLEVRDIESHEPPGFGAALRRWLVYGVLGVLVVGIVDVLWCLVDRPWRQCWHDKAARTFVAG
- a CDS encoding RDD family protein, with product MSNDQPTSGQPPEDDPFSKRPDDSRPPPSSGSPYDSAPPPPPYDPGPYGGGNYGGTDPLAGMPPLAEPGKRILARLIDFLIISIPLYLISLPWGGAVEVSDSNNDDDVSDIFAQTYSGHQLLWSLIGLVVYVAYDTYFTHKDGRTLGKRLLKLRVAMLNDGRVPDTGSAFLRAVVLWLPALLCCPCLWWLINIVLMFTDKPYRQGLQDKAAKTVVVTTTHERP
- a CDS encoding immune inhibitor A domain-containing protein, whose protein sequence is MAATAATASAFATAQADDQASGKTASVVDRRDPGSAEGNAHNLDGPFSKQQDAQRQAALEQVMSGDKKVSSRGGSQVVKLDDSKYVELGREKTDKIFTVLVEFGDQVDNTTTYDPDGEGPKPPVVKYGGKPGPLHNKIAKPDPKKDNSTAWQADYNQAHFQELYFGEGAGKDSLKTYYEKTSSGRYSVDGEVSDWVKVPYNEARYGSNYCGSSNCANAWDMIKDGVNAWAADQKAKGRTPEQIKTDLAQYDQWDRYDYDNDGNFNEPDGYIDHFQIVHAGEDESAGGGVEGTNAIWAHRWYAYGTNAGATGPADNKAGGTQIGDTGIWVGDYTAQPENGGLGVFAHEYGHDLGLPDLYDTTNTAENSVGFWSLMSAGSWLGTGKNSIGDLPGDMTAWDKFQLGWLDYDVAKAATKSTHKLGVSEYNTKNKQALVVELPDKAVTTAVTTPAEGAKQWWSDMGDNLNNTLSRPVDLTGKSKASLDLAGWWDIEADYDYLYTEVSDNGGTSWTAIDGTADGKAIPRDASDKPALTDVSGKYQKLSFPLDAYAGKKIDIRFRYATDGGAGGVGFAADTISVTADGTALFTDNAEGDDNGWTSKGFSRVGKSFTKDYPQRYIAENRQYVSYDKTLKVGPYNFGFANTRPDWVEHYPYQNGLLIWLWDGSQKDNNVSAHPGQGLILPIDAHAKPLKWADGTVIRNKIQPFDAPFSWYPTDGFTLHNGDVATKIKPQLGVPVFDDHKGTYWYKENKTGSVQVADTNTKISIISEPLSGDTMTVQVAPSHK
- a CDS encoding isochorismatase family protein, translated to MHRALIVVDVQNDFCEGGSLAVAGGADVAAAITDLIGDGQPGYRHVVATRDHHIDPGDHFSQAPDFEHSWPPHCVAGTEGVGFHPNFAPAVASGAIDTVFDKGAYAAAYSGFEGQDENGVGLAQWLRDRGITEVDVVGIATDHCVRATALDAVREGFATHVLLDLTAGVAETTTDRALAELRDAGVALSGKPVV